AATTTCTGAAGGTGGTTTTATCATATAGTTGAGTACGGTAAGATTGTTAACGGGTTTGATTTTATAACTAAACAAACTACCCCCATTTTGTATTTTTTCAAGCAATTTTATTTGAGCTTCTTTGGGTGATTTTTCTGTCCTTCCCATTTGATAAAGAATGTTTGAAAGACTTTGTTTATCTATGGAAATTTGAGTTAAAATTTGGCTCAAAATTTTAGCTCCTTTAGGATTAAATTCATTAAAATCCGGCGAATATTTTATTCCAAACTGTTTAGCTAAATCAGGTGCTCCCGTTGATTCCAGAATTACACGATTTACATTTTTCCCGTATTTGGAAATGTATTGTTGAGCCAAAACACCCGCTCCGGATGCCCCAAAAACATTGATTTTATCTTCTTTTCCTAAAATTCCCCTTTTTATCAAATCCAATCGCACAAATTCTATGTCTTCAATTTGTTGATCGGAATTGAATAATTTTAAAGCCTTGTCATAATTTACTTTTCCGTTATCATAGACTTCAGGAAAAAGTAAAGGAGAGTGTCCTCTGACAGCAATCAACACATAAGAATTTCCTCTTAATACATTTTCAAAAAACTGAAAATCTGTTTCGGTATCGACTAATTGCATTTGTCCGTCTGTCAATAAAAACGTTATGTTTTTACTTTTATAAAAATTTGGACTTAGGAGATAAAATCCTTTAAAAGTTTCTTGCCCTGGCTGTTGGTGGTCAACCGGGAAATTGACATAGAGATGAAAACTATCTTGAGGCATTTCTGCAAAGTCTTCATTCAGGCCAATTCTTTTTGTTGGAATTTTATAAAAATCACTATGCAAATACCACAAAACACCTGCAATTATGGTCAGTACTATGAATGTTATTAAAAATAATTTAGTCTTTTTCATTAAGCTATTTTTTTGCATTTTGGTGCGTAGTATTTCGCCCAAAGCCCTGTGCCTTTAACCGATGGGAAAATAAAATACCTTCAGATCAGCCCTTGTACAAAAGTATATTAAAATTCCTAATGTTCAATTGCTTCCACCAGCCCCCACTTGACCCAAACTCATGTAACGGTTCGGCTTTTTTACTTCTGTTTGCTTATTTTATTCTTTGTTATATAAAGTTCGTGTCCAAGTGTGTCGTTTTTATAGTATAGCACCAAATCAAATTTGTTGTCTTCAATACCGTACTTTGTAGGTCTAATTACTGCGAAATCATAATATTTAACTTTTCTTCTGTTGAAGTTAGACTGTTCGAAATAAATGGTGTCGTTTGAAATTCTAAACGTCCCTTTTACTTCTGTCACACCGAAACAAACATCACGTTGTCTAAATTCGTGATTTTCTTTAAGTTTTAGAATTGAAGTACAATTTCCGCCGCCTTCACGTGTTGCAATTAAAATGTCAGCACCTTTAAGTTTGTCAAAGTCCACAAGTCCAAATGGTCTAAAAATTGTCAATGCCAAAACGACTGTCAGCAAGGCAATTTTATAATTTCTTAGTTTATATTTAAATTTCTCTTTTGTCGCAAAATAAAGTTGTCTGAACAATGTGATAAAAAGTCCTACAAAAACTACGACTAAAATCAAAAAGGCTGGAAATGTCAAAATTCCAAGTTTAGCCTCCCAATAGTAAGTCGTATTCACTAAAAGGAAGAAAATAATTGTCGTTATAATTAGTCCTTTGTTCTTCAATGTCGATGGGTATTTTATTTTTAACCTGACCGCCAACGTACAAGGTTTTGATAGGGTGGGAATAAAATTCCATCAGCTCAGCCCTTGTACAAATGTATATTAAAATTCCTAATGTTCAATTGCTTCCCCCAGCCCCCACTTGCCCCAAGGACACGTTGGTAGTCCGTTGCTTTTGTGGTTCGTTTACTATGTCAGTTATTCTTGTCCAAACATTTTCTTAGAAGTCTGTCTGAAAGTAAATGTTTGTCACTGTCAAATCCAACCTAATTCTTTTACTGTCATTTCACTCTCAACATTTCCTGTGTGAAGAGTGGCTTTGGGTTCAAATAGCAAGTTAAAAACTATTTCTCCGTTGGTATGTGGTCTATGTTCAACGCCTTTGGGAACTATTAAGATTTCTCCCTCTTTGACTTCAACTGTTCTTCCGTCACGAAAGTCCATTAGAAGTGTACCTTTAAACACCATGAAAAGTTCGTCTTCGTTGTCGTGGCTATGCCAAACAAAGTCGTCTTTGAGTTTACAAAGTTTAACATATTGACCGTTAAGTTCGCCAATAATGTGAGGTGTCCATTGCTTATCAAACAGCGAAAATTTGTCTAAAATGTTGATTGAATTAATTTCCTGCATATTATTTTCTTTGATTAAATACTTTGAGACGCTTTCAATATGATTACCAAGATTTTGCTGCTTTGTGAAGACTGGAATTTTCAGCACTAAACTATTTACTTTTCAAAATTTTACTTTTTCTTCTTTCCTATCCAGCGAACACCGAAACCCCACTTGCGGGCAGCTTGCTGAAAGCACTCGTTTTTTCACCTCTCAATTATTTCAATTATTTGTTTGATGTATATACCAATT
This portion of the Cytophagaceae bacterium genome encodes:
- a CDS encoding cupin domain-containing protein, translated to MQEINSINILDKFSLFDKQWTPHIIGELNGQYVKLCKLKDDFVWHSHDNEDELFMVFKGTLLMDFRDGRTVEVKEGEILIVPKGVEHRPHTNGEIVFNLLFEPKATLHTGNVESEMTVKELGWI